The following are from one region of the Juglans regia cultivar Chandler chromosome 10, Walnut 2.0, whole genome shotgun sequence genome:
- the LOC108983625 gene encoding 12-oxophytodienoate reductase 2-like, with translation MAAKAPTIPLLTPYKLGKFNLSHRVVLAPMGRNRCYGYVPQPHAILYYSQRTSKGGLLIAEATAVSDTSRGFPESPGIWTTEQIDAWKPIVDAVHAKGGIFFCQLWHVGRVSNQAPISSTDKPLTPQIPSNGTDVPQFAPPRRLRTDEIPGIVNEFRLAARNAIAAGFDGVEIHGAHGFLIDQFMKDQVNDRTDQYGGSLENRCRFALEIVEAVANEIGAERVGIRLSPFADYLESGDSNPKELGLYMAESLNKYGILYCHMVEPRMKTVAEKSNTPDSLLPMREAFKGSFLVVGGYDREDGNKAIVENRADLVVYGRLFLANPDLPRRFELDVPLNKYNRETFYTSDPVVGYTDYPFLEDSA, from the exons aGTAGTTTTGGCGCCAATGGGCAGAAACAGATGTTATGGCTATGTTCCTCAGCCACATGCTATCTTGTACTATTCTCAAAGAACCTCCAAAGGTGGCCTTCTAATTGCTGAAGCCACCGCAGTTTCCGACACTTCTCGGGG GTTTCCGGAATCACCAGGCATATGGACAACAGAGCAAATTGATGCATGGAAACCCATCGTAGATGCTGTTCATGCAAAGGGGGGAATCTTTTTTTGTCAACTTTGGCATGTTGGAAGGGTTTCAAATCAAG CTCCAATTTCTTCAACTGACAAACCTTTGACCCCACAAATTCCATCTAATGGAACTGATGTTCCACAGTTCGCTCCTCCAAGGCGGCTGCGGACAGATGAAATCCCTGGAATTGTCAATGAATTTAGGCTTGCAGCAAGGAATGCTATTGCAGCTG GTTTTGATGGAGTTGAGATCCATGGAGCTCATGGTTTCCTAATCGACCAGTTTATGAAAGATCAAGTGAATGATCGAACGGACCAATATGGTGGATCCCTTGAAAATCGTTGCCGATTTGCTCTGGAAATAGTTGAAGCCGTCGCTAATGAGATAGGAGCTGAACGGGTTGGAATAAGGCTATCTCCTTTTGCAGACTATTTGGAATCTGGAGACTCGAATCCAAAAGAACTGGGACTTTACATGGCTGAATCTTTAAACAAGTATGGGATTCTCTATTGTCACATGGTTGAGCCAAGAATGAAGACAGTTGCGGAAAAATCTAACACTCCCGACAGTCTTCTGCCTATGAGAGAGGCTTTTAAGGGTAGTTTTCTTGTTGTTGGGGGTTACGATAGGGAAGATGGAAACAAGGCAATCGTAGAAAACCGTGCAGATCTTGTTGTTTACGGTCGTCTGTTTTTAGCCAATCCAGATTTGCCTAGAAGATTTGAGCTCGATGTTCCTCTCAATAAGTACAACAGAGAAACATTCTACACCTCCGATCCTGTTGTTGGTTACACTGACTATCCATTTCTTGAAGATTCTGCTTAG